A stretch of Kryptolebias marmoratus isolate JLee-2015 linkage group LG24, ASM164957v2, whole genome shotgun sequence DNA encodes these proteins:
- the LOC108230609 gene encoding carboxypeptidase N subunit 2, whose product MSTLEIIILFLSLLLDFSLTQTGDIKDYQEVFSKSTTEIPRSLRPGVTEVFFVDSQIQTIPKGAFTENPQLQKVEFIGTNTTSIEVGAFEGLVNLRTVEISNNPLTSISVGTFQDVINLETLIVKFNKLQKLEKGLFESLNNLTDLQIHGNEIEFIEDQTFDDLVNLQKLELGKNNLTAVSTNWFSNLNKLKTFRLYENQLSTVPEDLFINLSNLEEIALQGNKINELPPNLFPHKGKLSKLSLENNLLTSLPDKYFVGFMKLKTLTLKNNHLTSLPPVLFGEMPRLTELSLQQNNLSTLPKGIFSPLKRLKKLDLSKNHFVTLSADHFIGPERITELNLQNNKIQTLDAHMFENLKSVITLKLAYNQIERLSADVFESLVKLKKLDLSHNPWNCDCHLIDFYQWMKSKSSILSTEVTCEYPEHLKGTEIISLPEDQFICPTPTPTTTKPTTTPLTTTTLPTTTLTTTQLVTTILTTTTAATTLPTTMTTTTTIPTTPPTTTLTTTLTTTRTTLPPTTTAMTTTPIMTTIQTTTTVTTTIPTTTPSTTITTTLTTTALTTVPLTITALTTVPLTTTIPTTTTSLTTTIPTTTVPLTTTIPTTTLTTTIPTTTTTLTTTTPITTTTLTTTIPTTTTTLTTTIRSTTTTTTALPTTPPLQTTQPPLTSSYIHQICEKVQECKRWMMVYIALLVVQIPCMLVLAKFTVSLYRLQHGGEKINRIKLTRFSYRREVILRPVQEAESRGLLQSQR is encoded by the coding sequence ATGTCAACTTTGGAGATCAtcattctttttctgtctttgctgcTTGACTTTTCATTGACTCAAACTGGAGATATAAAAGATTACCAGGAGGTTTttagcaaatctacaacagaaatcCCACGCTCTCTGAGACCTGGTGTGACAGAAGTGTTTTTTGTGGACAGCCAGATTCAAACTATACCCAAAGGAGCCTTTACTGAGAACCCACAGCTCCAAAAAGTGGAGTTCATTGGCACAAACACCACATCTATTGAAGTGGGAGCTTTTGAAGGTCTGGTAAACCTCAGGACTGTTGAGATCTCTAACAATCCGTTAACCTCAATTTCAGTGGGAACCTTTCAGGATGTCATCAATCTGGAGACACTTATTGTCAAATTTAACAAGCTTCAAAAACTTGAGAAAGGTTTGTTTGAAAGTCTTAATAACTTAACCGATCTACAGATACATGGAAATGAGATTGAATTTATTGAAGACCAGACATTCGATGATCTTGTTAACCTTCAAAAACTTGAGCTGGGCAAAAACAATCTTACTGCCGTATCAACAAACTGGTTCTCTAATCTGAATAAACTGAAGACTTTTCGACTTTATGAGAATCAGCTGAGCACCGTTCCTGAAGATCTGTTCATAAACTTATCAAACTTGGAGGAAATAGCTTTACAAGGAAACAAAATTAATGAACTGCCACCTAATCTGTTTCCACATAAAGGCAAGCTGAGCAAACTGTCTTTGGAAAATAATCTTCTGACTAGTTTACCTGATAAGTACTTTGTGGGCTTCATGAAGCTTAAAACACTGACCCTAAAGAACAACCATCTGACAAGTCTGCCGCCGGTCCTTTTTGGAGAAATGCCCAGACTGACAGAACTTAGCCTCCAACAAAACAATCTCAGCACTCTTCCTAAAGGAATATTCAGCCCCTTGAAGAGACTCAAGAAGCTTGATCTGTCTAAAAACCACTTTGTCACCTTGTCAGCTGATCACTTTATTGGCCCAGAGAGAATCACTGAGTTAAATCTACAGAACAACAAGATACAGACATTGGATGCCCACATGTTTGAAAACCTAAAATCAGTGATCACACTCAAGCTTGCCTACAACCAGATTGAAAGActttctgcagatgtttttgaGTCTTTAGTGAAACTTAAAAAACTTGATCTGAGTCACAACCCCTGGAACTGTGACTGTCATCTGATCGATTTTTATCAGTGGATGAAGTCGAAGTCCTCCATACTCTCAACTGAGGTGACCTGTGAGTATCCAGAACATCTGAAGGGAACAGAAATCATATCTTTACCTGAAGACCAGTTCATTTGCCCGACTCCTACACCTACAACTACAAAACCAACAACCACCCCACTCACCACCACCACACTTCCTACAACAACACTAACCACCACACAACTAGTCACCACCATCCTTACAACCACCACAGCAGCAACCACTTTGCCCACAACTATGACAACCACCACCACAATCCCAACAACCCCACCCACAACAACTCTGACCACAACTCTCACTACAACCAGAACGACACTCCCTCCCACAACCACAGCTATGACAACAACACCCATTATGACAACCATTCAAACCACTACAACCGTCACCACAACAATACCAACAACTACACCATCCACCACAATAACAACTACACTCACAACTACTGCTTTAACAACAGTTCCACTCACAATTACTGCATTAACCACAGTTCCACTCACAACTACAatcccaacaacaacaacctcaCTCACAACTACAATACCAACAACAACAGTTCCACTCACAACTACAATACCAACAACCACACTCACAACTACAatcccaacaacaacaaccacactCACAACTACAACCCCAATAACAACAACCACACTCACAACTACAATCCCAACTACAACAACTACACTCACAACCACCATACGATCcacaacaacaactacaacagCTTTACCCACAACCCCCCCTCTCCAGACAACCCAGCCTCCATTAACCTCCTCCTACATCCATCAGATCTGTGAAAAAGTTCAGGAGTGCAAACGCTGGATGATGGTCTACATCGCACTGCTTGTTGTGCAGATCCCTTGCATGCTGGTGTTGGCTAAGTTCACCGTTTCTCTTTACCGTCTGCAGCACGGCGGAGAAAAAATAAACCGGATCAAACTCACTCGCTTCTCCTACAGAAGAGAAGTTATCCTGAGGCCCGTGCAGGAAGCAGAGTCTCGAGGACTTTTACAGTCACAGCGTTGA
- the LOC108230636 gene encoding carboxypeptidase N subunit 2-like codes for MSTLEIIILFLSLLLDFSLTQTGDIKDYQEVFSKSTTEIPRSLRPGVTEVFFVDSQIQTIPKGAFTENPQLQKVEFIGTNTTSIEVGAFEGLVNLRTVEISNNPLTSISVGTFQDVINLETLIVKFNKLQKLEKGLFESLNNLTDLQIHGNEIEFIEDQTFDDLVNLQKLELGKNNLTAVSTNWFSNLNKLKTFRLYENQLSTVPEDLFINLSNLEEIALQGNKINELPPNLFPHKGKLSKLSLENNLLTSLPDKYFVGFMKLKTLTLKNNHLTSLPPVLFGEMPRLTELSLQQNNLSTLPKGIFSPLKRLKKLDLSKNHFVTLSADHFIGPERITELNLQNNKIQTLDAHMFENLKSVITLKLAYNQIERLSADVFESLVKLKKLDLSHNPWNCDCHLIDFYQWMKSKSSILSTEVTCEYPEHLKGTEIISLPEDQFICPTPTPTTTKPTTTPLTTTTLPTTTLTTTQLVTTILTTTTAATTLPTTMTTTTTIPTRTTTTLPTTSTLRSTLLTTTPIPTTIKLRTIQPATSYKTTHPLPTSSYVHSISKKVQEGKIKMLIYISLLVVFITCMFLLAKFMISLHRLLQLKKKTKDRIKLTHFSRRGENIPRSVDEVETQVQ; via the coding sequence ATGTCAACTTTGGAGATCAtcattctttttctgtctttgctgcTTGACTTTTCATTGACTCAAACTGGAGATATAAAAGATTACCAGGAGGTTTttagcaaatctacaacagaaatcCCACGCTCTCTGAGACCTGGTGTGACAGAAGTGTTTTTTGTGGACAGCCAGATTCAAACTATACCCAAAGGAGCCTTTACTGAGAACCCACAGCTCCAAAAAGTGGAGTTCATTGGCACAAACACCACATCTATTGAAGTGGGAGCTTTTGAAGGTCTGGTAAACCTCAGGACTGTTGAGATCTCTAACAATCCGTTAACCTCAATTTCAGTGGGAACCTTTCAGGATGTCATCAATCTGGAGACACTTATTGTCAAATTTAACAAGCTTCAAAAACTTGAGAAAGGTTTGTTTGAAAGTCTTAATAACTTAACCGATCTACAGATACATGGAAATGAGATTGAATTTATTGAAGACCAGACATTCGATGATCTTGTTAACCTTCAAAAACTTGAGCTGGGCAAAAACAATCTTACTGCCGTATCAACAAACTGGTTCTCTAATCTGAATAAACTGAAGACTTTTCGACTTTATGAGAATCAGCTGAGCACCGTTCCTGAAGATCTGTTCATAAACTTATCAAACTTGGAGGAAATAGCTTTACAAGGAAACAAAATTAATGAACTGCCACCTAATCTGTTTCCACATAAAGGCAAGCTGAGCAAACTGTCTTTGGAAAATAATCTTCTGACTAGTTTACCTGATAAGTACTTTGTGGGCTTCATGAAGCTTAAAACACTGACCCTAAAGAACAACCATCTGACAAGTCTGCCGCCGGTCCTTTTTGGAGAAATGCCCAGACTGACAGAACTTAGCCTCCAACAAAACAATCTCAGCACTCTTCCTAAAGGAATATTCAGCCCCTTGAAGAGACTCAAGAAGCTTGATCTGTCTAAAAACCACTTTGTCACCTTGTCAGCTGATCACTTTATTGGCCCAGAGAGAATCACTGAGTTAAATCTACAGAACAACAAGATACAGACATTGGATGCCCACATGTTTGAAAACCTAAAATCAGTGATCACACTCAAGCTTGCCTACAACCAGATTGAAAGActttctgcagatgtttttgaGTCTTTAGTGAAACTTAAAAAACTTGATCTGAGTCACAACCCCTGGAACTGTGACTGTCATCTGATCGATTTTTATCAGTGGATGAAGTCGAAGTCCTCCATACTCTCAACTGAGGTGACCTGTGAGTATCCAGAACATCTGAAGGGAACAGAAATCATATCTTTACCTGAAGACCAGTTCATTTGCCCGACTCCTACACCTACAACTACAAAACCAACAACCACCCCACTCACCACCACCACACTTCCTACAACAACACTAACCACCACACAATTAGTCACCACCATCCTTACAACCACCACAGCAGCAACCACTTTGCCCACAACTATGACAACCACCACCACAATCCCAACACGCACCACCACCACACTTCCTACAACAAGCACACTCAGAAGCACTCTACTAACTACAACACCAATCCCAACAACCATCAAACTTAGAACAATTCAACCAGCAACCAGCTATAAAACAACTCATCCTCTACCAACTTCTTCCTACGTCCATTCGATCAGTAAAAAAGTTCAGGAAGGCAAAATCAAGATGCTGATCTACATTTCACTCCTTGTGGTGTTCAtcacttgcatgtttttgttggctAAATTCATGATTTCTCTTCACCGTCTgctgcagcttaaaaaaaagacaaaagacaggATCAAACTCACTCACTTCTCCCGTAGAGGAGAAAACATACCGAGGTCTGTGGATGAAGTAGAAACTCAAGTGCAATAG
- the lrrc15 gene encoding leucine-rich repeat-containing protein 15 gives MDLPVTLHVLLLLCSLSAVVRACPDKCRCVQTKVHCSYIPDFPTAVPSTTTHLYLSECSFTTLKPEDLTDFSDALRHFMIKDTSLREVRPGTFNSAPNIDLLGVTGTDIHDLPESLFERLQKMETLILKSNNLSVVRPQWFSLMTELKNLDLSQNNITSVPEETFHSLTKLQFLSLSENRISHLHNETFKGLSELNTLRLRKNKLKEFPDGSLNDLVNLEELLLQDNQITHLQHDLFSKNLKLQKLFLSNNRLTSLPQGIFLKMPLLSHISLYENHLESLGPGVFGPMPLKELWLYDNQLRRLEDDTFRNLTQLRLLVLSRNKISNVSKGAFRGLDHLGEVSLHTNLLTTLQAGTFENMVNLVNISLEHNRFSSHSLGFLKDLSHLEQIDLRNNSLSNLSQESLDALSVAQEVLLHQNPWRCDKDILPLRNWLKQHPSKVNLTFVSCDTPSNLFGNMIATLSDKDLMPLDSTKGPELTSTEKTRIPKTPPPKQSSPSPDVKTTPTTEIEEVTSSGKEDGGIVNNNSNILIAIAVVSTVIISAVIISCVCCKRNKRGKANIRHRNKNAVL, from the coding sequence ATGGATCTGCCCGTGACCCTTCATGTGCTTCTACTTCTCTGCTCTCTCAGTGCTGTTGTTCGGGCATGTCCAGATAAGTGCAGATGTGTACAAACAAAGGTCCACTGCAGTTATATTCCTGACTTCCCAACAGCCGTGCCTTCAACTACCACCCACCTCTACTTGTCAGAATGCAGTTTTACCACTCTGAAACCAGAGGACCTCACCGACTTCTCTGATGCTTTGAGGCACTTTATGATTAAAGACACTTCGTTGAGGGAAGTGCGCCCTGGCACTTTCAATTCCGCTCCAAACATAGATCTCCTTGGGGTAACTGGCACAGACATACATGATCTCCCAGAGTCCTTGTTTGAAAGGCTGCAGAAAATGGAGACTTTGATTCTGAAGTCTAACAATCTCTCGGTGGTCCGACCTCAGTGGTTTTCCCTGATGACAGAACTGAAGAACCTTGACCTCAGTCAGAACAATATCACTTCTGTACCTGAGGAAACTTTTCACTCTCTAACAAAGCTGCAGTTCTTATCACTTTCTGAAAACCGTATCAGTCACCTACATAATGAGACATTTAAGGGTCTTTCTGAGCTGAACACTTTACGGCTTagaaaaaacaagctgaaggaGTTTCCTGATGGGAGTTTGAATGACCTTGTAAATCTGGAGGAACTCCTTCTACAAGACAATCAAATCACTCATCTTCAACATGACTTGTTCTCCAAGAATCTGAAGCTCCAGAAGCTGTTTCTCTCCAACAACAGGCTGACTTCACTTCCACAGgggatctttttaaaaatgccccTCCTTTCCCATATTTCACTGTATGAAAACCACCTGGAAAGTCTGGGTCCAGGGGTCTTTGGGCCAATGCCCCTGAAAGAGTTGTGGTTGTATGACAACCAACTGAGACGACTGGAAGATGACACATTCAGGAACCTGACTCAGTTACGTCTCCTGGTCCTCAGTCGCAACAAGATCAGCAATGTATCTAAAGGTGCTTTCAGAGGGTTGGATCATCTTGGAGAAGTGTCGCTGCACACCAACCTGCTCACAACTCTACAAGCTGGGACTTTCGAAAATATGGTGAATCTTGTCAACATTTCTTTGGAGCACAACCGTTTCAGCTCGCATTCTTTGGGCTTCCTCAAGGACCTGAGCCACCTGGAGCAGATAGACCTGCGAAACAATTCTCTATCTAATTTATCACAGGAGAGTCTAGATGCACTGTCTGTTGCACAAGAAGTTCTTCTGCATCAGAACCCCTGGAGGTGTGACAAGGACATTTTGCCTCTAAGGAATTGGCTGAAACAGCACCCATCAAAGGTCAACCTAACATTTGTGAGTTGTGACACTCCTTCGAATCTGTTCGGTAACATGATTGCTACACTGTCAGACAAGGACCTGATGCCATTAGACTCTACAAAAGGACCTGAGTTGACCTCTACTGAGAAGACGAGGATACCCAAAACCCCTCCACCCAAACAAAGCAGTCCATCACCTGATGTGAAAACCACACCCACAACAGAGATTGAGGAGGTGACCAGCAGCGGGAAAGAAGACGGTGGAATAGttaataataattcaaatatTCTAATTGCCATTGCAGTGGTGTCTACTGTTATAATCAGCGCTGTTATCATCAGCTGTGTGTGCTGCAAAAGAAACAAGAGAGGGAAGGCAAATATACGCCACAGGAATAAAAACGCTGTGCTGTAG